tatgattaatatttttaatcgcggtttttataaaatattatgaaaaacgATGCGGTACAATTCGGTTTGGACGGTTAGTAAAAAAATCTGATCACCCCTAGTTCCAAACATACTGTGCCATATTAATATTTACATTAGTtattttcaataaatttttatataaagaGAATTTTCTCATAAATACGGCAAAGGAGAGTATATATTTGTACCTTTTTACAACAGAAAAGAAATAATTTCTTGgaagagggggggggggggggggggggggcaaTGGATAATACaaatactaaataattattaatcaaTGATCATAGAGTAAAGAACCAATCAACTTATGTTGTTCGATCAATCAACTACAAAGGACCCACCCAACCAACACCAAAACAGATAAACCTTTGCTTAGCACACAAGCAAGGGACATCTTAACCGGTTAATTTTTAAAACTGAATTAGATTGCAAAGATTATAAAATCTTTATTATGAATTCATTAGAAATTGTGGAAAAGATGAACAAGCAGACGAATGAATATAGTAATGACGATGATACATAGTAAAAAAAATGAATGGAATTATGGAGGAAATCAACGCCAATCAAAATCACACCTCTTCGATTCGTAACTCATAGATGCTGTTCCGTTGGAGCTCAAAGGGATTCTCAAATCGCAATCAATCTTGGGCTTGACCTTCGTAGATTTCACGAACCAAAATTTCAACCTGATCCTTAGATGAAGCTTTACATCGACGCTGAATGAGCCGGATTCCTTGTCATCGTTGTAGTTCGATGTCTCTTTACTCCCAAGCAGAACCAGGTTCTGCCCCTTGAAATCGGCATTCAGCGAATTGGTGCTCTTCTTATCCTGATAAAAAGGCGTCAATTCCACGGTGGAGAATCTCTGCCCCTGGTAAAACGCACGTGCTTCGATCTGATCGTAGTAGATCCCGATTCGCTTGTTAGGGTTGCGAATAGTCAGGTTAAGCGCGAGATTGTAATGCAGCGTGGTGCCATTCAGGTTGAATTCGGTGAGCGAGGCGTCGGTGGCGTAGAACTTGACGGTGTTGGGTCGGAAAATCAGCCAGCAGATGAAGACGAAAATGCCGACGATTATAAGAATGGTGATTATGATCTGGAATATGCAGGTGCATATACAGTTCATGATGCAGCTGCAGCAGCAAGTGAAGGGGTTGCAGCAGCACCCGcctccgccgccgccgccgcgaCGTCCGGGTCGGTGGTAGGACTTCTCCGGCGGCGGAATTGATGGTCCGTAGTATGCGCCGTTGAGATGGGGCTGTTTGATTTCACCCATTTGTTTCAGATTGAGAAAGAAACTTGAATTCAAAGAGATACAGACGTCTAGGGTTTGGGAGTGGATTGATTGGGGATTGTAACTTGTAAcgtctatatatgtatatgtatatgtagaAGCGTATCTATCTATCTGCGCGTGGGGTGATCGTGTGGGCTTGGGCCAACGGAAAATTCGTAAAACGCGATATTTGATTGGTCACGTTCCCATGGGGAATAAATCAAAttgcaaaattttattttatttttttaatatcggTATTGTcacacaagagatctactctttcttaaaaaatcaaatttttattattatttttcatttaaatatataagAGTAGGTCAGTCTCGCgtatctttatttgtgagatagGTCAACATtgtctatatttataataaaaactaatatttttagcataaaaagcaatatattttcataaatgATCAAAATATGCGAGATCATCTCACTTGTGAATAAATAATAGTGTGATTTCTCAATGTTGTGTATTAGTCATTTAATCTAATAATTATAACTAGTAATCAAGCACACGCAATGCGTGAGTAGTATAATACATGAATATTGtcttttttagaaaaaataaatagcAGGTATATTTTCTCATTTAATGATTGAAAAATTGAAAAATCTTTGAACTCTCAAACACACATATTTTCTCACATATATAGCTTGTGTTCTTTGTCTtcaacctgctgacttaagcatcggagtggccatgCCGAACACCCCTCCGGCGttcattcacgagttccttttgTGTTTGCATGTGTTATCGAAGTCATTATCTTCACTCAAATTCCTAAACACTAAATCATTTTCATTATCCGGTGGATCGTCCACTCATACCTAACCCGATTCACTCGAATATCATCATATATAATTCGACATTGGTATAATCAAATAAGACTAATGCAGTTTCTATAACATGCTAAACCAATATCGGATCAAAACAGTTTTCATAGCATCCCAAAGCTCTATAATATAGTAAAGatacatttaaaaattaataaatgttgattttataaaaatagaGTTTAGGCGGTGATATTCGATTAGCTTAGTTTAGATTGACGCGGTTGAGCATGGAGGCGCTTCGTAGTTTCCTTGCATCTAAAAATTcgactttaaaattttctcaaacAATATGTAAGTATTTGATAAATTGataagaaaaaagaaaataaaattccacCTGATTATTTTCGATTTTTCATGAGTATACTTACTTTTTTTTACCCAAGTGATAATTTTAAAGctttgaaataaataaaaccTTTTCAAAATTGTTGCAAGTGCCTTAAAAttgaggcaaaaacttgtgtgagacggtctcacgtgttaTATTTGTGGCTTAGTTTAGATTGACGCGGTTGAGCATGGAGGCGCTTCGTAGTTTCCTTGCATCTAAAAATTcgactttaaaattttctcaaacAATATGTAAGTATTTAATAAATTGataagaaaaaagaaaataaaattccacCTGATTATTTTCGATTTTTCATGAGTATACTTACTTTTTTTTACCCAAGTGATAATTTTAAAGCTTTGAAATAAATAACACCTTTTCAAAATTGTTGCAAGTGCCTTAAAAttgaggcaaaaacttgtgtgagacggtctcacgtgttaTATTTGTCGACAGGCTCAATAAATGGAGCAGACAAGTTTGACAAAAGGAAAACGTGGTTGGCATTGTTTGACTCAAGAAGTTTCGCAGAATTGATGGAATACGCGTTTTTAACGCATGTTCACACGGTtaggggctctataaatagagctccctcCTTCATTTGGAAATCATCCcttcatcccttcttcgagttttctctcatcttataagcatttgagtgcttagttctataatatttgtgaggtgtttgttctcctgtattaagagagtgtgtgttctctttggaaacacagtgagtgagttgtacaccacaaaatattatagtggaattcttttcatcttgcccgtggtttttaccctaataatttttaggggttttccacgtaaatctcggtgtccagtttattctttattttccggttttactatctcaaattccgcacgtgggaccaacaagtggtatcagagccttggttaaaaatttcttaaaattttgagtatgttctgtggttgcagcctagactgatcttccacatcagaaaagattttttgagattttttatttaaggcgggattattttgtccggtctactaaaattgttgtaggcgtaatggcgggaaggtacgagataacaaagttcaacggaagcaattttatgctgtggaaaataaagatacaagcagttttaagaaaagaGAACTGCTTGGCGGCcattggagatagaccggtggagattacagatgatggaaagtggaacgagatgaatgataatgctgttgccaatttacacttggctatagctgacgaagttttgtcaagtatctctgagataaaaatagcaaaagttatctgggatactctgacaaagatgtacgaggtcaagtccctacacaacatgattttcctaaagagaaggctttatactcttcgtatggcggaatcctcatcgatgaccgaccatatcaatacactaaatactctatttgcccaactcacttccatggggcataaaataggggaaaatgaatgtgcggagcttctacttcaaagtctaccagattcctacgatcaacttatcatcaacattaccaacaatattcttatgggctttctaagattcgacgatgtcttgactgcggttctcggagaagaaagtcggcgcaagaataaggaagataggttggtaACATCGAAGCAGTCAGAAGCtttaccgatgataagaggaagatttatggaccgtgactccagtgggagccaaaggcgaggtagatcaaagtcaagaagtaagaagaaaaaaatttactgctttaaatgtggcggtaaagggcacttcaagaaagagtgtacgagtatcgacaaaagttctcaaggaaatgtggccagtacttcaggcagtggtgaaatattattcagcgaagcagcaacagttgcagaaggcagacacaaattttgtgacacatggattatggattcaggagcgacgtggcacatgacgtctcggagagaatggtttgatcattatgaaccaatctcaggaggatctgtattcatgggaaatgatcatgccttggaaatcgctggggtcggtactatcaaaattaaaatgtttgatggcaccattcgcaccatacaggaggtacgacatgtgaaaggactgacgaaaaatcttttgtccttggggcaattggatgacatcgggtgcaaaactcggatcgagaacgggatcatgaaaattgtgaaaggcgcgcttgtggttatgaaggcggaaaaggttgctgccaatctgtatgtacttttgggagaaacacacaaagaggcggAGCTAGTTGTTGCATCAAatggttcaggagaagaattaacagtgttatggcatagaaagctcgggcatatgtcagaacggggtttgaaaattctctcagaacggaagctgctgccgggacttacaaaagtgtcactacccttttgtgagcactgtgttaccagtaaacaacacagattaaagtttggcacttctactgccaggagcaaaagcatattagagctgattcattcggatgtttggcaagcaccggttgtatccctaggaggagcgagatactttgtctcgttcattgatgatttctctaggagatgttgggtgtatccaatcaagaagaaatcagatgttttccaggtcttcaaagatttcaaagcgcgggttgaacttgatactgaaaagaaaatcaagtgtctgaggactgacaatggaggagaatataccagtgacgagtttgatgcatattgtcaaCAAGAGGGCATCAAGAGACATttcacgacggcttacacacctcaacagaatggagtggcggagcggatgaatagaaccttgttggacagaacaagagctatgttgaggactgcgggtctagaaaagtcattttgggcggaagcagttaaaaaaccgcttgttatattatcaatcgttctccttcagtggcgattgatctgaagactccgatggagatgtggactgggaagccgacagattattctcatttgcatacatttggaagtccggtgtacgttctgtacaatgagcaagaaagatcaaagttggattctaaatccagaaaatgtatcttcttgggttatgctgatggagtaaaggggtttcgcttgtgagatcctactgttcacaagcttgttatcagcagggatgttatcttcgaggaagataaagtaaagggagacaaaggcacacataattcagaaactactacaTTTCAGGCGGAGAATAAGACAgacgaaggtcaagtttcttgtgaagcagtaccagagcacgaagaacaagaacatgttgagtctgaggtttccaatgtgaggcagtcaactcgagacagaagaccaccaggttggctttcagattatgtcactgaaagcaacattgcatattgtctattatcagaagatggtgagccatcgagtttccacgaggctactcaaagctcggatgtatctttgtggatgatagcaatgcaagaagaattggaggcattagacaggaataaaacttgggatcttgttacactaccacgagggaggaaagccatcggtaacagatgggtctataagatcaagcgagATGGCAATAATCAAGTGGAacggtatcgtgctagattggtggtaaaagggtatgctcagaaagaaggcattgacttcaatgagatattttctcctgtggttcggcttacaacagtcagaatagtgttggcattgtgtgcggtgtttgacctacatctagaacagctagatgtgaaaacggcgtttcttcatggagatcttgaagaagaaatctatatgctccagccagaaggttttgcggaaaaaggcaaagagaacttggtttgcaggttgaagaaatctctgtacggtctcaaacaggcgccgaggtgttggtacaagagatttgattcctatatcatgagccttggatacaacagattgagtgcagacccttgtacgtatttcaagaggtctggtgatgattatatcattttgctgttgtatgtggacgacatgttggtagcaggcc
This is a stretch of genomic DNA from Primulina eburnea isolate SZY01 chromosome 11, ASM2296580v1, whole genome shotgun sequence. It encodes these proteins:
- the LOC140805686 gene encoding NDR1/HIN1-like protein 3 — protein: MGEIKQPHLNGAYYGPSIPPPEKSYHRPGRRGGGGGGGCCCNPFTCCCSCIMNCICTCIFQIIITILIIVGIFVFICWLIFRPNTVKFYATDASLTEFNLNGTTLHYNLALNLTIRNPNKRIGIYYDQIEARAFYQGQRFSTVELTPFYQDKKSTNSLNADFKGQNLVLLGSKETSNYNDDKESGSFSVDVKLHLRIRLKFWFVKSTKVKPKIDCDLRIPLSSNGTASMSYESKRCDFDWR